The Hevea brasiliensis isolate MT/VB/25A 57/8 chromosome 1, ASM3005281v1, whole genome shotgun sequence DNA segment AATTTAAAAGTCAAATGAATGATATATATATAGGTAAACTATAGAACCTCTGTAACATTGCAGTAAGACAAATCTTACTTATTGATCTTTCAGTATGCTGCAAGAAAAGAAACAAGGGAAGACTGCTAAACTTTGAAATACCTTTCCTAGGCAAAATCCCATGTTCTCTAACACTGTCAGTCTCATCTGTAGCACCGACAACAATGTTTTCCCCAGAGTTACTAATGTTCACGATGCTAAACTGTGGAGAATCTATTGAACCATAAGCAATAACTGCTGTCGACTGTTTGTCATCCTCTAGATCATGTAATTTGGCAGCAAAAATTGAAATGCGACTCTTCTTGGCATTTTCACCTTTCAACTGGTCTGTTTCAGTTTTGTTAGCTTTTACAGTGATTTTTGTTGGATTAACCTCATCTTGTGAGATGGTTTTCAAATTCCAAACATAGACTACACCCGACCCTGATAGTGCTAAGACAACTAAACCATCTTCTTTTTCTTCACCACTATTCTTGCATTCAAAGGCTAATGGAGCATGTCGCATGGGGAGAACAGGACCACTATTCACACTTTTGGAACTCAAATCATATCTCCATACATGAAGATTTTTCTCCCCAAAACCTGATGTAATAATAGTCTTTGCATTATTAGCTATAGAAACATAGTGTACTGGACCCTGCAATAACAAGTAATGAAGTTCAAAAATCCTATTTAGTATGTGTGAAACCCGTCCAACAATGCATAAATTTTCACTCACCAAGTCACCAGGGAACTTCAGAAGCTCTTTTCCATTCTCCAGGCTCAGAATCCGTGTCTTACTGCTAGCTACAGCTAAAATTTTCTCATCTAGCAcatcaaaaaataataaataatatgagATGCCAAAGAGATTATGTATCAAACAGGAGAAACTAGTTTAACAGCAGAAAAATATTAATGACCTTACCACTAGAAAAAGCCAAAGAAGCAATGGGCATTTTGGATGCTTTGAATTCCATTATCAGCTCTCCAGATTCTGAGTTCATCTTAGATGCCATTCCACTAGTTCCAATGCTATGCAGGGCATGGCCTTTATTCACAAAAGCAAGACCAATGACTCCACTGCATAAAGAAAAAGTGTATTTTGTTACTTATCTTACATTTTATCTAAGTCATTGATGTCCCAGCTGAAAATTTAATTAGCATACTGTGAGAAAATATAGTAATTCACTTGCTTAGAGAATTTTCCCCGGATAATATAGaccaaaagagaggaaatgaaattcTTACAAACTTAAAAATTGTACCCTGGATGACATCCACTAGATTTCCACTTTGTGTCATTGGTGAAAGCATCAATAGCCAAGATATCTCCACCACTTGTGCCAAGGGCTAATAAGAAAGACCCACGTCCTTTTTTacgctaaaaatttaaaatgaataaaaaaaaatcaatctacGTGAAAAAAAAATGGGAAGCAAAAAATAAGAGAATCAACAACAAAAAAGCTTCTGTTGAAATTTTGTACCTTCTTTCCAACGAAACTGCAGGCCATACATGAATAATTAACAGGGCTGCCATCTGACTGCTTCCACTCTGCCAATAAACTTCCATTGCCAGTACTCCATATCTGCAGAATAGAAGAAAATTTGACGTTCATGAAAGAAAACATACACCAATTTACAATGGTAAAAGAGTAGCAGGGTGAAAAACCATGTCCTAGGCAAGGAAGCAGTAAATAATTATCAACCATAGGCCACAGCATATGGAACATATCGCGGTTATAGTTACCAATtgacaataccaacaattttctaCAAAGTTATAGGATACAGGTTGGCTCAAATATGCAATTCAAGTTTGTTGTTTCCCAAGCAGAAATCAACATACAATTCACTTCCAGAAAACAATACAGATGCTTGTAAATTGTTAACCAACCCATGCCTATAAAACCCAGAACCAATTTATTCATTGTCACAGCAACAATCAAGAAACAAAACA contains these protein-coding regions:
- the LOC110646964 gene encoding uncharacterized protein LOC110646964 isoform X1, translated to MSKEKLKSVITSFTPDGDFLAILSPNGTVKIWSTGNGSLLAEWKQSDGSPVNYSCMACSFVGKKRKKGRGSFLLALGTSGGDILAIDAFTNDTKWKSSGCHPGGVIGLAFVNKGHALHSIGTSGMASKMNSESGELIMEFKASKMPIASLAFSSDEKILAVASSKTRILSLENGKELLKFPGDLGPVHYVSIANNAKTIITSGFGEKNLHVWRYDLSSKSVNSGPVLPMRHAPLAFECKNSGEEKEDGLVVLALSGSGVVYVWNLKTISQDEVNPTKITVKANKTETDQLKGENAKKSRISIFAAKLHDLEDDKQSTAVIAYGSIDSPQFSIVNISNSGENIVVGATDETDSVREHGILPRKGISKFSSLPLFLFLQHTERSIKFHDLESESASSLNKKTKKKRAASDGGDVDTDNGEAMDGVLLEDDMNEPTMGEKLAILNLQDIDKTKSHEKQESPPLAKPPSADSVNVVLKQALHAEDRALLLDCLYTQNEKVIANSISQLSPSDVLKLLHSLLTIIDSRGSILACALPWLRSLLLQHASGIMSHDSSLLALNSLYQLIESRISTFQSALQLSSYLDFLYAGAVDDASEENETVTPVIYEDKDESDEQESDEAMETDQDSEEEQEFGELSDLEGGDNISMSE
- the LOC110646964 gene encoding uncharacterized protein LOC110646964 isoform X3, with the translated sequence MSSRVQFLSFGVIGLAFVNKGHALHSIGTSGMASKMNSESGELIMEFKASKMPIASLAFSSDEKILAVASSKTRILSLENGKELLKFPGDLGPVHYVSIANNAKTIITSGFGEKNLHVWRYDLSSKSVNSGPVLPMRHAPLAFECKNSGEEKEDGLVVLALSGSGVVYVWNLKTISQDEVNPTKITVKANKTETDQLKGENAKKSRISIFAAKLHDLEDDKQSTAVIAYGSIDSPQFSIVNISNSGENIVVGATDETDSVREHGILPRKGISKFSSLPLFLFLQHTERSIKFHDLESESASSLNKKTKKKRAASDGGDVDTDNGEAMDGVLLEDDMNEPTMGEKLAILNLQDIDKTKSHEKQESPPLAKPPSADSVNVVLKQALHAEDRALLLDCLYTQNEKVIANSISQLSPSDVLKLLHSLLTIIDSRGSILACALPWLRSLLLQHASGIMSHDSSLLALNSLYQLIESRISTFQSALQLSSYLDFLYAGAVDDASEENETVTPVIYEDKDESDEQESDEAMETDQDSEEEQEFGELSDLEGGDNISMSE
- the LOC110646964 gene encoding uncharacterized protein LOC110646964 isoform X2, producing the protein MSKEKLKSVITSFTPDGDFLAILSPNGTVKIWSTGNGSLLAEWKQSDGSPVNYSCMACSFVGKKRKKGRGSFLLALGTSGGDILAIDAFTNDTKWKSSGCHPGGVIGLAFVNKGHALHSIGTSGMASKMNSESGELIMEFKASKMPIASLAFSSDEKILAVASSKTRILSLENGKELLKFPGDLGPVHYVSIANNAKTIITSGFGEKNLHVWRYDLSSKSVNSGPVLPMRHAPLAFECKNSGEEKEDGLVVLALSGSGVVYVWNLKTISQDEVNPTKITVKANKTETDQLKGENAKKSRISIFAAKLHDLEDDKQSTAVIAYGSIDSPQFSIVNISNSGENIVVGATDETDSVREHGILPRKEFHDLESESASSLNKKTKKKRAASDGGDVDTDNGEAMDGVLLEDDMNEPTMGEKLAILNLQDIDKTKSHEKQESPPLAKPPSADSVNVVLKQALHAEDRALLLDCLYTQNEKVIANSISQLSPSDVLKLLHSLLTIIDSRGSILACALPWLRSLLLQHASGIMSHDSSLLALNSLYQLIESRISTFQSALQLSSYLDFLYAGAVDDASEENETVTPVIYEDKDESDEQESDEAMETDQDSEEEQEFGELSDLEGGDNISMSE